The following coding sequences lie in one Polynucleobacter asymbioticus genomic window:
- the clpA gene encoding ATP-dependent Clp protease ATP-binding subunit ClpA, with the protein MIAQELEVSLHMAFVDARASRHEFITVEHLLAALLDNATAVEVLKACAVNIAELRAQLKNFINDNTPVVPGNDEVDTQPTLGFQRVIQRAIMHVQSTSSGKKEVTGANVLVAIFGEKDSHAVYFLQQQGVTRLDVVNFISHGVRKDQAESVKPAESTQEAEDTSSGGKESPLEQYTQNLNVLAKQGKIDPLIGRDSEVERVIQVLCRRRKNNPLLVGEAGVGKTAIAEGLAWRIVKGDVPEILADATVYSLDMGALLAGTKYRGDFEQRLKSVLKSLKDSAHGVLFIDEIHTLIGAGAASGGTLDASNLLKPALSNGQLKCIGATTFTEYRGIFEKDAALSRRFQKVDVVEPTVDQTVQILRGLKSRFEEHHGVKYASAALVAAAELSSRYINDRHLPDKAIDVIDEAGAAQRILPKSKQKKTIGRPEIEEIVAKIARIPPQSVTVDDRSKLQTLDRDIKSVVFGQDPAIEALASAIKMTRAGLGKIDRPIGSFLFSGPTGVGKTEVAKQLAYILGIELLRFDMSEYMERHAVSRLIGAPPGYVGFDQGGLLTEAVNKKPHCVLLLDEIEKAHPDIFNILLQVMDHGTLTDNNGRKTDFRNVIIIMTTNAGAEAMQKSTIGFTNARESGDEMADIKKFFTPEFRNRLDAIVSFKALDETIIMRVVDKFLMQLEEQLHEKKVDATFSPALRAHLAKHGFDPLMGARPMQRIIQDTVRKALADELLFGKLAQGGHVDVDIDTDGKVQLQFDAPVIQGKRPKADVAPVEEI; encoded by the coding sequence ATGATTGCCCAGGAACTAGAAGTCAGTTTGCATATGGCGTTTGTTGATGCGCGAGCTTCAAGGCATGAATTTATTACGGTCGAGCATTTGCTTGCCGCCTTGCTGGATAACGCAACCGCAGTCGAGGTCTTAAAAGCCTGCGCCGTCAATATTGCAGAGTTGCGTGCACAACTCAAAAATTTTATTAATGACAACACACCCGTTGTTCCTGGTAATGATGAAGTTGATACGCAGCCAACCCTCGGTTTTCAGCGTGTCATTCAGCGCGCCATCATGCACGTACAGTCAACTTCAAGTGGCAAAAAAGAAGTGACTGGTGCAAACGTGCTGGTAGCCATCTTTGGTGAAAAAGATTCGCATGCAGTGTATTTCTTGCAGCAGCAAGGCGTGACCCGCTTAGATGTCGTGAACTTTATTAGCCATGGTGTACGTAAAGATCAAGCAGAGAGCGTGAAACCCGCTGAGTCGACTCAAGAGGCTGAAGATACTTCCTCTGGTGGTAAGGAGAGTCCATTAGAGCAGTACACCCAAAACCTCAATGTTCTGGCTAAGCAGGGCAAGATTGATCCGCTCATCGGTCGCGATAGCGAGGTTGAGCGGGTGATACAAGTTCTGTGCCGCCGCCGTAAAAATAATCCACTATTGGTAGGCGAGGCTGGCGTCGGTAAGACTGCAATTGCTGAGGGTCTAGCCTGGAGGATTGTCAAAGGTGATGTGCCCGAGATCTTGGCTGATGCCACAGTCTACTCATTAGACATGGGCGCGTTATTGGCAGGTACAAAGTACCGCGGTGATTTTGAGCAGCGCCTCAAGAGTGTGTTGAAGTCTTTAAAAGATAGCGCCCACGGTGTTTTATTTATCGATGAGATTCACACCTTAATTGGTGCGGGTGCTGCATCGGGCGGAACTTTGGATGCAAGTAACTTATTAAAGCCTGCGCTCTCGAATGGCCAACTGAAATGTATCGGTGCCACTACCTTTACTGAGTACCGCGGTATTTTTGAGAAGGATGCTGCGCTGTCACGCCGATTCCAGAAGGTGGATGTGGTTGAGCCAACTGTTGATCAGACTGTGCAAATCTTGCGTGGCCTCAAGTCTCGCTTCGAAGAGCACCATGGCGTTAAATATGCTTCAGCTGCATTAGTAGCTGCTGCTGAACTGTCTTCACGCTATATCAATGATCGCCATTTGCCGGATAAGGCAATTGATGTGATAGATGAAGCTGGAGCAGCGCAACGTATTTTGCCAAAATCCAAGCAGAAGAAAACCATTGGTCGCCCAGAGATTGAGGAGATCGTAGCGAAGATTGCTCGTATACCGCCGCAGTCTGTAACTGTGGATGACCGTAGCAAACTCCAAACCTTAGATCGTGATATTAAGAGTGTGGTGTTTGGTCAGGATCCTGCCATTGAGGCCTTAGCAAGTGCCATTAAGATGACTCGCGCAGGTCTTGGCAAGATCGATAGACCGATCGGCTCATTCTTATTCTCCGGCCCTACTGGGGTTGGTAAGACTGAAGTTGCTAAGCAGCTTGCCTACATTTTAGGTATTGAGCTTTTACGTTTTGATATGTCTGAGTACATGGAGCGTCATGCTGTCAGTCGCTTAATCGGTGCGCCTCCAGGATACGTAGGCTTTGATCAAGGCGGCTTGCTGACTGAGGCTGTTAACAAGAAGCCGCATTGCGTTCTCTTGCTAGATGAAATTGAAAAGGCTCATCCGGATATTTTCAATATTCTCTTGCAGGTAATGGATCACGGCACTCTCACAGATAACAATGGTCGTAAGACGGATTTCCGTAATGTGATCATCATCATGACAACGAATGCTGGTGCCGAAGCGATGCAAAAATCGACTATTGGATTTACCAATGCGCGTGAGTCTGGCGATGAGATGGCGGATATTAAGAAGTTCTTTACACCAGAGTTCCGCAACCGTTTAGATGCGATTGTTTCCTTCAAGGCACTTGATGAGACCATCATCATGCGCGTGGTGGATAAGTTCTTAATGCAGCTAGAAGAGCAACTCCATGAGAAGAAGGTAGATGCCACATTTAGCCCGGCATTGCGTGCACATTTAGCTAAGCATGGCTTTGATCCGCTCATGGGTGCAAGACCAATGCAACGCATCATCCAAGATACGGTTCGTAAAGCACTTGCTGACGAACTACTCTTTGGAAAATTAGCTCAGGGTGGTCATGTGGATGTCGACATTGATACTGATGGCAAAGTTCAACTGCAGTTTGATGCCCCGGTGATTCAAGGTAAGAGACCAAAAGCTGATGTAGCTCCAGTCGAAGAGATCTAA
- the clpS gene encoding ATP-dependent Clp protease adapter ClpS codes for MFLMSRTTKNPTVGNPNNPYIEDTILLEKQAEKLKAPSMYKVLLLNDDYTPMEFVVMVIQEYFNKDHETATRIMLQVHLVGKGICGVFTRDVAATKVHQVIELSREAGHPLQCTMEEA; via the coding sequence ATGTTTCTCATGAGTCGTACAACGAAAAACCCTACTGTTGGTAATCCCAACAACCCCTACATTGAGGACACCATTCTTCTCGAAAAGCAGGCCGAGAAACTGAAGGCTCCCTCGATGTATAAAGTTTTACTATTGAATGACGATTACACGCCAATGGAATTTGTGGTGATGGTCATTCAGGAGTATTTTAATAAAGACCATGAGACAGCTACACGGATCATGTTGCAGGTTCATTTAGTTGGCAAAGGCATTTGCGGTGTATTCACACGTGATGTTGCGGCAACAAAAGTGCATCAAGTTATCGAGCTATCCCGCGAAGCGGGTCACCCACTACAGTGCACTATGGAGGAAGCATGA
- a CDS encoding cold-shock protein, producing MATGIVKWFNDAKGFGFIKPDDGEEELFAHFSAITMPGFKTLKENQKVTFDITQGPKGKQATNIQAA from the coding sequence ATGGCGACCGGAATTGTTAAGTGGTTCAATGATGCAAAAGGTTTTGGCTTTATCAAACCTGATGATGGTGAAGAAGAGTTGTTTGCGCATTTCAGCGCAATCACAATGCCTGGGTTCAAAACCCTCAAGGAAAACCAAAAGGTAACGTTTGACATTACCCAAGGCCCTAAAGGCAAACAAGCTACTAATATCCAAGCAGCTTAA
- a CDS encoding DUF192 domain-containing protein — MRLIIIKQFIFSLVAIVSIFSSVTFAQQNVGLPTIELKTGIYRIQAELADTPKAREVGLMNRTSMPTNSGMLFVFEQKAGHCFWMNNTKIPLSIAFIADDGKIVNIEEMQAETTNNHCPKAAVRYALEMNKQWFSERVIVPGTVIQGLPKK, encoded by the coding sequence ATGCGCTTAATCATTATCAAACAATTTATTTTTTCACTGGTAGCGATCGTTAGCATTTTTTCAAGCGTTACGTTTGCACAGCAGAATGTTGGCCTGCCAACAATTGAACTCAAGACTGGCATCTATCGCATACAAGCGGAGTTAGCCGATACACCTAAAGCACGTGAAGTCGGGCTTATGAATCGCACCAGTATGCCCACCAACTCTGGCATGCTCTTTGTCTTTGAGCAAAAAGCTGGTCATTGCTTCTGGATGAATAACACCAAGATTCCTTTGTCTATTGCCTTCATTGCTGACGATGGCAAGATTGTGAATATTGAAGAGATGCAGGCCGAGACCACCAACAACCACTGCCCTAAAGCAGCAGTGCGTTATGCATTGGAGATGAATAAACAGTGGTTCTCTGAAAGAGTGATCGTGCCAGGCACAGTCATTCAAGGCCTACCCAAGAAATAA
- a CDS encoding pyrimidine/purine nucleoside phosphorylase, with the protein MQFDQVSVGKKANVFFDGKCVSHTVTLPNGVRKSVGVVLPSTLRFDLSTKEIMEVVDGNAFVSINGAPEVEFKAGQSWEVEKGGYFIIRAESPVHYVCHFE; encoded by the coding sequence ATGCAATTTGATCAAGTTTCTGTAGGCAAAAAAGCCAATGTATTTTTTGACGGTAAGTGCGTATCCCATACTGTGACCCTGCCAAATGGTGTTCGTAAATCTGTTGGCGTAGTGTTGCCAAGCACTTTGCGTTTTGACCTCAGCACCAAAGAGATCATGGAAGTAGTGGATGGCAATGCCTTTGTCAGCATTAACGGCGCTCCAGAGGTCGAGTTCAAAGCTGGCCAAAGCTGGGAAGTAGAAAAGGGCGGTTATTTCATCATCCGCGCCGAATCACCAGTGCACTATGTTTGCCACTTTGAATAA
- a CDS encoding argininosuccinate synthase — translation MSDIKKVVLAYSGGLDTSVILKWLQDTYQCEIVTFTADLGQGEELEPARAKALQFGIKPENIFIDDLREEFVRDFVFPMFRANTIYEGEYLLGTSIARPLIAKRQIEIARQTGADSVSHGATGKGNDQVRFELGYYALEPGIKVIAPWREWDLLSREKLMAYAEKHGIPVEMKHKQGGSPYSMDANLLHISYEGRHLENPNAEAEESMWRWTVSPEKAPDAPEIIEIEFRAGDPVAINGKAYKPHELLAELNRIGGMHGIGRLDLVENRFVGMKSRGCYETPGGTILLKAHRGIESITLDREVAHLKDDLMPRYASLIYNGLWWAPERLALQTLIDHTQQMVNGVVRLKLYKGSVSVISRDSANTLFDQTIATFDDDGGAYNQADAGGFIKLNALRMRIAETARRKRAK, via the coding sequence ATGTCCGATATTAAAAAAGTAGTTTTAGCGTATTCCGGTGGTCTTGACACTAGCGTGATCTTGAAATGGCTTCAAGACACTTACCAATGCGAGATTGTTACATTCACTGCCGACTTGGGCCAGGGTGAAGAGTTGGAGCCAGCACGTGCTAAGGCCTTGCAGTTTGGCATCAAGCCAGAAAATATTTTTATCGATGACTTGCGTGAAGAATTTGTGCGTGACTTTGTATTCCCGATGTTCCGCGCCAATACGATTTATGAAGGTGAGTACCTTTTAGGTACTTCTATCGCCAGACCATTGATCGCTAAGCGTCAAATTGAAATTGCTCGCCAGACTGGCGCTGACTCTGTATCGCACGGCGCTACCGGTAAAGGTAACGACCAAGTTCGTTTTGAGTTGGGCTACTACGCGCTTGAGCCAGGAATCAAAGTAATTGCTCCATGGCGTGAATGGGATTTGCTCTCACGTGAAAAGTTGATGGCTTATGCAGAAAAGCATGGGATCCCAGTTGAGATGAAGCATAAGCAAGGTGGCTCACCTTATTCTATGGATGCCAACTTGTTGCACATCAGTTACGAAGGTCGTCATCTCGAGAACCCAAATGCCGAAGCTGAAGAGTCAATGTGGCGTTGGACGGTCTCTCCTGAGAAAGCTCCAGATGCCCCAGAAATTATTGAAATTGAATTCCGTGCTGGTGATCCAGTAGCAATTAATGGCAAAGCCTATAAGCCACATGAATTGTTGGCCGAACTTAATCGCATCGGTGGCATGCATGGTATTGGCCGCCTTGACTTGGTTGAGAACCGTTTTGTTGGTATGAAGAGCCGTGGTTGCTATGAAACTCCTGGCGGCACCATTTTGTTGAAGGCGCACCGCGGTATTGAGAGTATTACTTTAGATCGTGAAGTGGCACACCTTAAAGACGACTTGATGCCACGTTACGCCAGCTTGATCTATAACGGTTTATGGTGGGCGCCAGAGCGTCTCGCCTTGCAAACCTTGATTGATCACACGCAGCAGATGGTCAATGGTGTTGTACGTCTGAAGCTTTACAAGGGATCTGTTTCTGTGATCTCACGTGATTCAGCGAACACATTGTTTGATCAAACGATTGCCACTTTTGATGATGATGGTGGCGCGTATAACCAAGCAGATGCGGGTGGATTCATTAAGCTCAATGCTTTGCGTATGCGGATTGCTGAAACGGCAAGACGTAAGCGTGCCAAATAA
- the argF gene encoding ornithine carbamoyltransferase, whose product MTSLAKPQVPGQVKHYLQFADLTREEYDYLLKRSAWLKTKFKSYETWHPLHDRTLAMIFEKHSTRTRLSFEAGIHQLGGHAVYLNTRDTQLGRGEPVEDAAQVISRMTDIIMIRTFGQEIIERFAANSRVPVINGLTNEYHPCQVLADIFTFVEARGPIQGKTVAWVGDANNMAYTWIQAAECLDFQIRFSAPSGYQLDDSRLTAKALKHLTICADPKDACKGADLVTTDVWTSMGYEDENTSRMTAFKDWMVDEELMSLAKPDALFMHCLPAHRGEEVSAEVIDGPQSIVWEEAENRLHVQKALMEYLLCGRLD is encoded by the coding sequence ATGACATCTTTGGCAAAGCCTCAAGTGCCTGGCCAGGTTAAGCATTACTTGCAATTTGCTGACCTGACTCGCGAAGAGTACGACTATCTCCTGAAACGCTCTGCTTGGCTCAAGACTAAGTTTAAGAGTTATGAGACTTGGCACCCCTTACACGATCGTACTTTAGCCATGATCTTTGAGAAGCATTCGACTCGTACTCGCCTTTCCTTTGAGGCGGGCATACACCAGCTTGGCGGTCACGCCGTATACCTCAACACCAGAGATACCCAGTTGGGTCGTGGCGAGCCTGTAGAGGACGCTGCGCAGGTCATTTCAAGAATGACTGACATCATCATGATCCGCACCTTTGGCCAAGAGATTATCGAGCGCTTTGCTGCTAACTCCCGTGTGCCAGTGATTAATGGCTTAACCAATGAATACCATCCCTGCCAAGTATTGGCCGATATCTTTACCTTTGTAGAGGCGCGCGGTCCGATTCAGGGTAAAACCGTTGCTTGGGTAGGTGACGCCAACAATATGGCCTACACCTGGATACAGGCAGCCGAGTGTTTGGACTTCCAAATTCGCTTCTCCGCTCCTAGTGGTTATCAATTGGATGACTCCAGATTGACTGCCAAAGCCTTGAAGCACCTGACGATTTGCGCCGACCCAAAAGATGCTTGCAAAGGTGCTGATTTAGTCACCACGGATGTATGGACCAGCATGGGTTACGAAGATGAAAATACTTCACGCATGACTGCCTTTAAGGATTGGATGGTGGACGAAGAGTTGATGTCTTTGGCCAAACCAGATGCTCTGTTTATGCATTGCTTGCCAGCACATCGTGGCGAAGAGGTTTCTGCAGAAGTGATTGATGGTCCTCAAAGTATCGTTTGGGAAGAGGCTGAAAATCGTCTGCATGTTCAAAAGGCTTTAATGGAGTATCTGCTCTGCGGCCGTTTGGATTGA
- a CDS encoding DUF3579 domain-containing protein codes for MNHKKLFIQGITTSGKPFRPSDWAERLCGVMATFRPPGDAGDPRFTYSPYVRPVVIAQVKCVVIDTRLRDLDPRALDFVMNFAKDNSLPIEEACEFEPNPPSQS; via the coding sequence TTGAACCACAAAAAGCTTTTCATTCAAGGCATTACAACTTCTGGCAAACCTTTTCGTCCCAGCGACTGGGCCGAACGTCTTTGCGGGGTGATGGCCACTTTTCGCCCACCAGGCGATGCTGGCGACCCCCGCTTCACTTACTCGCCTTATGTCAGACCAGTGGTTATTGCACAAGTGAAATGCGTTGTTATTGATACCAGACTAAGAGATCTTGATCCAAGAGCACTCGACTTTGTCATGAACTTTGCCAAAGACAACAGCCTACCAATTGAAGAAGCTTGCGAATTCGAGCCGAATCCGCCATCCCAGTCCTAA
- the rpsT gene encoding 30S ribosomal protein S20 gives MANTAQARKRARQAVKQNEHNSSLRSKLRTSIKAVRKAIETGDKAAAAKVFAATQSTIDKIADKKIAHKNTASRQKSRLSAAIKAMAA, from the coding sequence ATGGCCAATACCGCACAAGCGCGTAAACGCGCACGGCAGGCAGTAAAACAGAATGAACACAACTCCAGTTTGCGTTCAAAGCTTCGCACTTCCATCAAGGCAGTTCGTAAAGCAATTGAAACTGGCGACAAGGCTGCTGCAGCTAAAGTGTTCGCAGCAACTCAATCAACAATCGACAAGATTGCTGACAAAAAGATTGCTCACAAAAATACTGCATCACGTCAGAAGTCACGTTTGTCTGCAGCCATCAAGGCAATGGCAGCGTAA
- the murJ gene encoding murein biosynthesis integral membrane protein MurJ: MNLLSAAAKVSSLTMLSRITGLLRETLIARSFGVSEWTDAFNVAFRLPNLLRRLFAEGAFSQAFVPILGEISNKGDVKQSQILVNAVATLLFWALLLTVLLGVIGAPLLILVIATGFEGGPAYEASVVMTRIMFPYIGLISMVSLSAGILNTFGRFAVPAFTPVLLNLALIGSAIFMAPHLEQPIYALSIGVLLGGFLQLAIQVPALSRLGLLPKVGLLPGALKAAIKNPDARRVMKLMGPAVFAVSVAQISLIINTNIASRLQAGSVSWLSYADRLMEFPTALLGVALGTVLLPSLSKANAKNDLVHAGELLIWGLQLTFLLAAPCAIALFIFGEPLAAVLYHYGKFNALDVLMTQRALAAYGVGLIGLILVKILAPGFYSRQDIRTPVKIGLLVLVATQLANLVFVPWLGHAGLALSVGAGACLNAALLWVGLHRRGALPSAAWLKYLGQLLLALIPFAFLLYYAATAHDWIALQSSPWIRVGLLAAWLAAAAVVYFVALGLVGIRWQKFLRHAK, from the coding sequence ATGAATCTGCTTTCCGCTGCCGCTAAGGTCAGCTCCCTCACGATGCTCTCCAGGATCACCGGACTTCTCCGGGAGACCCTGATTGCCCGTAGTTTTGGGGTTTCAGAGTGGACTGATGCGTTTAATGTGGCCTTCAGACTGCCGAATTTACTGCGCAGACTCTTCGCTGAAGGGGCCTTTTCCCAGGCATTTGTACCCATTTTGGGGGAAATCTCCAATAAGGGGGATGTAAAACAGTCCCAAATCCTCGTAAATGCCGTTGCTACGCTCTTATTTTGGGCTTTACTGCTCACAGTACTCCTGGGGGTCATTGGCGCCCCCCTGTTGATTCTGGTGATTGCTACAGGCTTTGAGGGCGGTCCAGCCTATGAGGCGAGCGTAGTCATGACCCGCATCATGTTTCCTTACATCGGACTCATTTCGATGGTTTCACTGTCAGCCGGTATCCTCAATACCTTTGGCCGCTTTGCCGTCCCAGCATTTACTCCAGTTTTACTGAATTTAGCCCTCATTGGTAGCGCCATCTTTATGGCACCCCACCTAGAGCAACCCATTTATGCCCTGAGCATCGGCGTGCTCTTGGGTGGCTTCCTGCAACTGGCGATTCAGGTTCCAGCACTTTCCCGTCTGGGCTTATTACCTAAAGTGGGTCTCTTGCCGGGCGCTCTCAAAGCAGCCATTAAAAATCCCGACGCTAGGCGTGTCATGAAGCTCATGGGGCCGGCCGTATTCGCTGTTTCAGTCGCCCAAATTTCACTCATCATCAACACCAACATTGCCTCTCGTTTACAAGCAGGCAGCGTATCTTGGCTCTCCTATGCCGATCGCCTGATGGAATTCCCAACAGCCCTCTTGGGTGTCGCTCTGGGTACGGTCTTGTTGCCGAGTCTGAGCAAGGCAAATGCAAAAAATGACCTAGTACATGCTGGCGAGCTCTTGATTTGGGGATTGCAGCTAACTTTTTTACTAGCAGCCCCTTGCGCAATTGCCCTCTTTATTTTTGGCGAACCACTGGCAGCGGTTCTGTATCACTACGGCAAGTTCAATGCCTTAGATGTCTTGATGACACAGCGCGCACTGGCCGCTTATGGTGTTGGACTCATTGGCCTCATTTTGGTGAAAATCTTGGCTCCTGGCTTTTACTCGCGCCAAGATATCCGTACACCAGTCAAGATTGGCCTTCTGGTCCTGGTAGCAACGCAATTAGCCAATTTAGTTTTTGTTCCTTGGTTGGGACATGCCGGGCTCGCACTCTCCGTTGGCGCTGGCGCCTGTCTGAATGCCGCACTACTGTGGGTAGGTCTACATCGCCGTGGCGCCTTACCTAGCGCTGCATGGTTGAAGTATCTGGGGCAGCTATTGCTAGCCTTAATCCCTTTTGCATTCCTCCTGTATTACGCAGCCACTGCACATGATTGGATTGCACTGCAATCTAGCCCCTGGATCCGGGTTGGCTTACTGGCCGCCTGGTTGGCTGCTGCTGCGGTGGTTTATTTTGTAGCTTTAGGGCTTGTTGGCATCCGCTGGCAAAAATTCCTACGTCATGCAAAATAG
- a CDS encoding SirB1 family protein: protein MPTQQLDYFTSLVAEDEHFPLTEATVAVAQHAYPDLDVQGVLDQIDQWGNKLKQRITPDTPPIQRLQLLKHFFYNELGFGPNPNDFYAPENSYLHQIIENRRGIPISLAILMMELGQQIGLNIRGVSFPNHFMMRISLQQGEIIMDPLNGESLSKNQLQEMLDPYLDAKGYRGELSLPLNIFLRASSSREILSRFMRNLKMIYSEDERWERLLGIQERLVILLPDSTEEVRDRGLIFAQLEYVRPAIADLHRYLSEMPGAEDAADIREHIATLESQTKLH, encoded by the coding sequence ATGCCAACACAACAACTCGACTATTTCACATCCCTCGTTGCTGAAGATGAGCACTTTCCCTTAACCGAGGCAACAGTAGCTGTTGCACAACACGCCTACCCTGACCTCGATGTTCAGGGAGTACTGGATCAGATTGATCAGTGGGGCAATAAACTCAAGCAGCGTATTACTCCAGATACGCCACCGATTCAGCGTCTGCAGTTGCTCAAGCATTTCTTTTATAACGAGCTCGGTTTTGGTCCAAACCCGAATGACTTTTATGCTCCCGAGAATTCTTATCTACACCAGATCATCGAGAATCGTCGTGGCATTCCAATTTCATTAGCCATCTTGATGATGGAACTCGGGCAGCAAATTGGCTTAAATATCCGCGGAGTATCTTTCCCGAATCACTTCATGATGCGCATCTCCTTGCAGCAAGGTGAAATCATCATGGATCCATTGAATGGCGAATCTCTCTCAAAGAATCAACTCCAAGAAATGCTCGACCCATACTTGGATGCCAAAGGATATCGCGGCGAACTCAGCCTGCCACTGAATATCTTTTTGAGGGCCTCTAGTTCTCGAGAAATTCTCTCGCGTTTTATGAGAAATCTCAAAATGATCTATTCAGAAGATGAGCGCTGGGAGCGTCTCCTTGGGATTCAAGAACGTCTAGTCATCTTGTTGCCAGACTCAACCGAAGAGGTTCGTGATCGCGGATTGATCTTTGCGCAACTAGAATATGTCCGCCCTGCAATAGCGGATTTACATCGCTACTTAAGTGAAATGCCTGGCGCAGAAGATGCAGCAGACATTCGCGAACACATTGCCACTCTAGAGAGTCAAACCAAGCTACATTAA
- a CDS encoding VTT domain-containing protein: MEHDLIDTLLQLGDLLLHIDRHLDVVIQQYGYWAYGLLFAIVFAETGLVVAPFLPGDSLLFIAGAYCATEHFNLWTLCIGLLIAAIAGNTVNYFIGRWIGERIFSSESRWIDQAALRKTHSFYEKHGGKTIIVARFLPIIRTFAPFVAGVSAMNFSRFQFFNITGALIWVFGLVVAGYFFGNIPIIRQNLNVIVLIGIGAAAIPIVLAALYKIFQGKKK; this comes from the coding sequence ATGGAGCACGACTTGATCGATACCTTATTGCAGTTAGGCGACTTACTTTTGCACATTGATCGTCATTTAGATGTGGTGATTCAGCAATACGGCTATTGGGCTTATGGCTTACTCTTCGCCATCGTGTTTGCAGAGACTGGTTTAGTAGTCGCTCCTTTTTTACCTGGTGATTCTTTACTGTTTATTGCTGGAGCCTATTGCGCTACCGAGCATTTCAATCTGTGGACGCTTTGTATTGGTTTATTAATTGCTGCGATTGCCGGCAATACTGTGAATTACTTTATTGGCCGTTGGATTGGCGAAAGAATTTTTAGCAGTGAATCACGCTGGATTGATCAAGCAGCTTTACGTAAGACACACTCTTTTTATGAGAAGCACGGTGGCAAAACAATTATTGTGGCGCGCTTTTTGCCGATCATTCGTACCTTTGCACCTTTTGTTGCCGGCGTTTCAGCCATGAACTTCTCGCGCTTCCAGTTTTTTAATATTACTGGCGCTCTTATATGGGTCTTTGGTTTAGTTGTTGCAGGTTACTTCTTTGGCAACATTCCCATCATCCGCCAAAACCTCAATGTGATCGTATTGATCGGTATTGGTGCCGCAGCTATTCCAATTGTGCTGGCTGCTCTCTACAAAATATTTCAAGGTAAAAAGAAGTAA
- the miaA gene encoding tRNA (adenosine(37)-N6)-dimethylallyltransferase MiaA — protein sequence MQTELHIQPTHLSDQPPILCIVGPTGAGKTHLAMALAEHANSIGRTIELISMDSALVYRGLDIGSAKPSKAEQAAVQHHLIDILDPTESYSAARFANDAKRLCKEIRERGNTPVVVGGTMLYWRAWAYGLSSLPPADPKIRARLDEQGKVIGWPAMHAELAQVDPITAARLQPNDSQRVQRALEVYEITGKPMSQLLADSPSEDGREGSAIPEWIDLISLEPSDRSRLHQNLEKRFDEMLIGGLLEEVELLRKNPDLHGDLPAIRSVGYRQVWEYLSGEVDRAEMRYKALAATRQLGKRQLTWLRAIAGRKTFDPFNPSELNAALEYCKQSLNQ from the coding sequence ATGCAAACTGAACTTCACATTCAGCCTACGCATTTATCTGATCAGCCACCCATACTGTGTATTGTTGGCCCCACAGGCGCAGGCAAAACCCATCTCGCAATGGCATTAGCAGAGCATGCTAATTCCATTGGTCGAACCATTGAATTAATTAGCATGGACTCCGCCTTGGTATATCGCGGACTAGATATTGGTAGCGCAAAACCAAGCAAGGCAGAACAAGCGGCAGTTCAACACCACCTAATTGATATATTAGATCCCACCGAATCCTATTCTGCGGCGCGTTTTGCAAATGATGCCAAGCGACTATGCAAAGAAATTCGAGAGCGCGGAAATACCCCTGTTGTGGTGGGCGGCACGATGTTGTATTGGCGAGCCTGGGCATATGGCCTCTCTTCTCTTCCACCGGCAGATCCAAAAATACGTGCCCGTCTTGATGAGCAAGGTAAGGTTATCGGCTGGCCTGCAATGCATGCTGAACTTGCTCAGGTAGATCCCATTACTGCCGCACGCTTACAGCCTAATGACTCTCAACGCGTACAACGCGCTTTGGAGGTTTATGAAATTACCGGCAAACCCATGTCGCAACTATTGGCAGATTCGCCAAGCGAAGACGGCCGAGAAGGTTCTGCAATACCGGAGTGGATTGACCTGATCTCGCTGGAGCCCAGCGATCGCTCACGCCTCCACCAGAACCTAGAAAAGCGCTTCGATGAAATGTTGATTGGCGGACTGCTAGAGGAAGTCGAGCTACTGAGAAAAAATCCAGATTTGCATGGCGATCTACCAGCCATTCGTTCAGTAGGCTATCGACAAGTGTGGGAGTATTTATCAGGCGAGGTAGACCGAGCAGAGATGCGCTACAAAGCCTTGGCAGCTACTCGGCAGCTTGGTAAACGACAGTTGACTTGGTTGCGTGCGATCGCTGGAAGAAAAACATTTGATCCTTTCAACCCAAGCGAATTGAACGCAGCCTTAGAGTACTGCAAGCAAAGCCTAAATCAATAG